In the Hordeum vulgare subsp. vulgare chromosome 7H, MorexV3_pseudomolecules_assembly, whole genome shotgun sequence genome, one interval contains:
- the LOC123412659 gene encoding uncharacterized protein LOC123412659, with protein sequence MQPKRWRGWRTGSHLSSLPDELILLILTLIGCTATAARTSVLSRRWRDLWIHLRRIVFHNIAPSAASAIGRVRGPAPAVSLLEVRIPSRHLGPIGATASRLLRAAVRLEPEEIVLSFPWSVEFEARQLNLVRLPCFRRTTSLTMERLLFYCPDGEGEFTALRTLSISYGLGGLHSLLPRCPHLRVLSLKFVNDGFGLVQNGSISLHLPWLQELLLETSIVHTDAIDIVAPLLKRLTVSFGTYKTVSSIAISAPMADKVSWEWWYFGARSSVQFGFWSLQRLWLHTGERGGQLPSLHIHASQRWFISNEDTFAQEVEKHMVYDFSVLELHLLKSGHVFGALVFHLLGIIRLSRNIQRLKIVLEKSMLKGKCSPHCTCESTNWRSQTISLTALEEVEINGFKGQEHEFDLLKLLLKCAPVLKKMIVQLSHEASSNNSASAKIYKICRAYSSVECYVYESSGLMHGSQISPLT encoded by the exons ATGCAGCCCAAGCGTTGGCGGGGGTGGCGAACCGGATCGCATCTCAGCTCCCTCCCGGACGAGCTCATCCTCCTCATCCTCACCCTCATCGGATGCACAGCCACCGCCGCGCGCACCAGCGTCCTCTCTCGCCGGTGGCGCGATCTGTGGATTCATCTTCGCCGGATCGTCTTCCACAACATCGCGCCGTCGGCTGCATCGGCGATCGGCCGCGTCCGTGGCCCCGCGCCCGCGGTGTCCCTCCTGGAAGTCCGCATCCCCAGCAGGCATCTCGGGCCCATCGGCGCCACGGCCAGCAGGCTGCTCCGCGCGGCCGTCCGGCTGGAGCCGGAGGAGATCGTGCTGAGCTTCCCCTGGAGCGTGGAATTCGAGGCCCGGCAGCTCAACCTCGTCCGGCTGCCGTGCTTCCGGCGCACCACATCGCTCACGATGGAACGGCTTCTCTTCTACTGCCCCGACGGCGAGGGCGAGTTCACGGCGCTCCGGACGCTGTCCATTTCCTACGGCCTGGGCGGCCTCCACAGCTTGCTCCCCCGATGCCCGCACCTGCGGGTGCTCAGTCTCAAGTTCGTCAATGACGGCTTCGGACTTGTCCAGAATGGGTCGATCTCACTGCACTTGCCGTGGCTGCAGGAGCTTTTGCTTGAAACCAGCATAGTGCACACGGATGCAATCGACATCGTCGCCCCTCTGCTGAAGCGATTGACTGTGTCGTTTGGCACTTACAAGACGGTGAGCAGCATCGCcatctcggctccaatggcggacaAGGTTTCGTGGGAGTGGTGGTATTTCGGGGCCCGGAGCAGCGTCCAGTTTGGTTTTTGGAGCCTCCAGAGGTTGTGGCTACAcacaggagagagagggggacagCTTCCATCGCTCCACATTCATGCATCCCAG AGATGGTTTATTTCCAATGAAGACACCTTTGCGCAGGAGGTAGAGAAGCACATGGTTTATGATTTCTCTGTTTTGGAGCTACATCTCCTAAAATCCGGACATGTGTTTGGAGCACTCGTATTTCACCTCCTCGGGATTATTCGTCTTTCCAGAAATATACAGAGGCTTAAGATTGTCCTAGAGAAATCGATG CTGAAAGGAAAATGCTCGCCACACTGTACATGTGAGTCCACTAACTGGAGATCTCAAACTATCTCCTTGACTGCTCTCGAAGAAGTGGAAATCAATGGCTTCAAAGGACAGGAACATGAGTTTGATTTACTGAAATTGTTACTCAAATGTGCACCAGTGCTTAAAAAAATGATAGTGCAACTGTCACATGAGGCGTCATCTAATAATAGTGCAAGCGCTAAAATATATAAGATCTGCAGGGCCTATTCTTCAGTGGAATGCTATGTTTATGAGAGCTCTG GGTTAATGCATGGCAGCCAAATTTCTCCGTTGACATGA